From the genome of Torulaspora globosa chromosome 2, complete sequence, one region includes:
- the SLA2 gene encoding Sla2p (ancestral locus Anc_1.119) has product MSAVDLARSIKKACSIEEVEPKRKHVRACIVYTWDHQSATQFFSILKSVPLAPSEIQVFKCLIVVHKVVQEGHPTALREAIRNTEWIRSLGRVPSNEYGRLIQRYASCICEKLMFQASHRGFDGGMFEYKEYTSLAVVSDPDRGYDTLWSLMDLLEEVMETCKLMLASMGRRRKAELVVAAVVPLVTESYGIFKFCTAMLRALTQEIDDHAALEQLSERYRMQHRDLFELYADCSSIKSLTSLISLPKLPPEPESFDMTDKTPLERAKVLSTDQRLAIHLALQSINHSREPVSFYSVSQLANEIAVSAEPSIPAIIRLTHQVTTLLQRNPSPLLAQASQLYFQALLSPSQQDIINANTNLQNLLINSPAHIFDPPTPQTHTSA; this is encoded by the coding sequence ATGTCTGCTGTTGATCTCGCCAGGAGTATTAAGAAAGCTTGCTCGATCGAGGAAGTGGAGCCGAAAAGGAAGCATGTTAGAGCTTGTATTGTGTATACTTGGGACCACCAATCTGCTACGCAGTTCTTCTCTATCTTGAAGAGCGTTCCGCTGGCACCGAGTGAAATTCAAGTGTTTAAATGTCTGATTGTGGTTCACAAGGTTGTGCAAGAAGGTCATCCAACTGCGTTGCGGGAAGCGATTAGGAACACTGAGTGGATTAGGTCGCTTGGCAGGGTTCCAAGCAATGAATACGGGCGCTTGATCCAGAGATACGCCAGCTGTATATGCGAGAAACTGATGTTCCAGGCGTCGCACCGGGGATTCGATGGCGGTATGTTTGAATACAAGGAATATACGTCGCTGGCTGTTGTTTCGGATCCTGACCGCGGATACGACACGCTTTGGAGTCTGATGGATTTGCTGGAGGAGGTTATGGAGACGTGCAAACTAATGCTGGCCTCTATGGGACGGAGACGGAAGGCGGAGCTGGTTGTTGCGGCGGTAGTGCCGTTGGTGACGGAGTCCTACGGGATATTCAAGTTCTGTACGGCGATGCTGAGAGCTTTAACGCAGGAGATTGACGACCACGCAGCATTAGAGCAACTGAGTGAGCGCTATCGTATGCAGCACAGAGATCTTTTTGAGCTTTATGCTGATTGTTCTTCGATCAAGTCACTTACTTCGTTAATCAGCTTGCCAAAGTTACCACCAGAACCAGAGTCGTTTGATATGACTGACAAGACACCCTTGGAGAGAGCAAAGGTGCTTTCAACAGACCAGAGACTTGCCAttcatcttgctcttcaatcaaTTAATCATAGCCGAGAGCCAGTTTCGTTTTACTCCGTTTCCCAGCTTGCCAATGAGATAGCCGTTTCGGCAGAGCCCTCAATTCCAGCCATCATCCGGTTGACACATCAAGTAACAACATTGCTACAGCGCAACCCGTCCCCACTCCTCGCCCAAGCTTCTCAACTCTACTTCCAAGCATTACTTTCCCCCTCCCAACAAGACATCATCAATGCAAATACAAATCTACAAAATCTTTTAATTAACTCTCCCGCTCATATCTTTGATCCACCCACTCCACAAACCCACACTTCGGCTTGA
- a CDS encoding uncharacterized protein (MATalpha1), which produces MHEKSFRGFKANRPLFKVQIKRKPGQCRPAKARCMEGSCSHTSGYTKEKSTKTFMAKLGPIKIPSPPNTLLRKIEEEKLKLQSESSAEKGSLWDSPISWDSEEILFSIANDVLDNIYKKPARKGASTKPLNSFMAFRAYNSQFGYGLKQNILSPLLASAWHSHPEQQEIWDTFAQQFNFVKPKCGFVEWVDQRYERES; this is translated from the coding sequence ATGCACGAGAAATCTTTCCGTGGGTTCAAAGCTAACAGACCTCTGTTCAAAGTCCAGATTAAACGGAAACCTGGTCAGTGTAGACCAGCAAAAGCTCGGTGTATGGAAGGGAGTTGTTCTCATACATCTGGCTATACAAAGGAGAAAAGCACCAAGACCTTCATGGCAAAATTGGGACCAATTAAGattccttctcctcctAATACCTTGCTCCGGAAgattgaggaagagaagctgaagttgcAGTCCGAGAGCTCCGCGGAGAAGGGATCATTATGGGACTCTCCAATTTCCTGGGACAGCGAGGAAATACTATTTTCCATAGCGAACGATGTATTAGATAACATATATAAAAAGCCCGCTAGGAAAGGTGCCTCCACAAAGCCGCTTAATTCCTTTATGGCATTTAGGGCTTACAATTCCCAATTCGGCTATGGTCTGAAACAGAATATTTTATCCCCGCTGCTTGCATCCGCGTGGCATTCACATCCtgaacaacaagaaatATGGGACACTTTTGCGCAGCAGTTTAATTTTGTCAAGCCGAAGTGTGGGTTTGTGGAGTGGGTGGATCAAAGATATGAGCGGGAGAGTTAA